The genomic interval CCAAGTTGCGAAATTGAAAATCCTGATATTAACACGAATGATTATCAATTTGAAATTGTGAATAAAGTTTTAAACATCACTTATATAGATGCAAAAACTAACAAGAAGAAATATATATCATTAAAGAATCTGTATTATGAATAATATGCAGAAAAATTCAATTGCAGATAATTACTTGCAGTGATAACTTGATTAATTCTGAGTAAGCTGCTTTATCCTATTTTCAAGCAACCGGATTTTATCCTCATAAAGCTTTTTAATATCATTAAAATCAGCATTGATTATTATAGCACCATTGTTACTTCCTTCAACATTATTAAAGCTATTAAAATATCTTTGTTCATCAAACCTGACTAAGCCTTCAACGCTTACTCCTAAAATTTTGGCAATTTCTACCATTTTAGAATAAGTAATATCTGTTTGACCTGTTTCAATCTTGCTGTAGCTGCAAAATCCGGTGTAATTGACCACCTCTCGCCGCTCCAAATTGACCACCTAAATGTGGCTCCAAAGAATCACCAAAACTGCTGGCAAAGATTTCATTATTCCTAACTTGTTAAGGTCGTTAAACAAAAGTACTATTTTCAATTAAAATCAGTCATTAATTCTTCCATTCTTTTCTCCTTTTTACGAAGTGATTCTCCTTTGAGTTCTAATCGATGTGCTTCATGAATGATTCTATCCATAATTGCATCTGCTACAGTTTGCTCACCGATGATATCATGCCACTTGTTTACTGGAATTTGTGAGGTAATTATTAATGACCCTTTTCCATGTCGGTCCTCTATGATCTCCATCATAGCAGCTCGATTCAAATTATCTAAAGGCTGCAAACCAAAGTCATCGAGAATCAGCAAGTCTACTCTTTCTATTTTAGAGACATCCCTGATATAAGATCCATCTGCTTTTGCCATTTTCAATCTTGCAAATAATTTAGTAGCATTAAAATAGGCCACCTTATAACCCATGCTGCAAGCATGATAACCTAATGCTGATGCCAGATAACTTTTACCAATTCCTGTACTTCCAGTAATCAATATATTTTCAAAGTTATCAATAAAGGTACATTGTACAAGACGATGAATTTGATTCTTATCCAGGTTTCTGTCTTTGCCATAATAAACATCTTCCACTGCAGCTTTGTATCGGAATCTTGCGTTCTGAACTTTTTTAAGTATGCTTCTATTATGTCGTTCATCCCATTCGGATTGTATGAGCTGAGCAACCATTTCATCCGGAGTAAGCTGTTCAGATTTTCCGGAATCAAGACTTAGCTTAAAGGCATTATACATGCCATTGAACTTCATCTGTCGCATAAGATCTAATGTGTTTTGGTTCATTTTTTAAATTGTTTTAATGGTGATTAAATAATTTTATTGGTAATAGTCGTTTCCTCGTATGTTATCATGCAATGGCATTTGCAACTGCTCCGCATCTGGTTCATTGTATTTATCTAATCCAGTCTTGAGTATTTGTTCTATGATTCCATAATTGTAAATGCCATAAGCTAATGCGCGTTGACAAGCTTTTATCAAGCGATCATTACCTACTCTTTTTGTAAAACTCAAAACACCAAGACATGATTTGTATGCTTGTTCGGGATGAGATTTATTCATAAATATTTTATGAATAAACAAACCAACATCTTCATGAATACTATGAGCCCACTCTCGGAATCGATCCGGATTCCATTCTGCTACAAAGCGATGTGTTGAAGCCAAATGATCTTTATCTGTAGTGTATGCACGTGGAGCCTTTGACCGGTTGTGAATGGCTATTCGCTCATGTTCATAATAGATTTCAACACTTTGGCGTGTGTATAAAAATGTAATTTTCTTTCCAATATAATTATAAGGCACGCTATATAAATGCTTATCCTCACTTAGATAAGCATGACCATTTTTACCAACAGTAGCATAATGCGTTTTTTTAAATTCATATTTGCGACCAGGCAATGCTGACATGAACTGTCTTTCTATTTCTTCATATTGTTGA from Saprospiraceae bacterium carries:
- a CDS encoding ATP-binding protein; amino-acid sequence: MNQNTLDLMRQMKFNGMYNAFKLSLDSGKSEQLTPDEMVAQLIQSEWDERHNRSILKKVQNARFRYKAAVEDVYYGKDRNLDKNQIHRLVQCTFIDNFENILITGSTGIGKSYLASALGYHACSMGYKVAYFNATKLFARLKMAKADGSYIRDVSKIERVDLLILDDFGLQPLDNLNRAAMMEIIEDRHGKGSLIITSQIPVNKWHDIIGEQTVADAIMDRIIHEAHRLELKGESLRKKEKRMEELMTDFN